The Dictyoglomus sp. NZ13-RE01 genome contains a region encoding:
- a CDS encoding NAD+ synthase, with translation MLRIAISQINPIIGDLRGNTEKILKYIEKAKKENCDLIIFPELSLIGYPPRDILLRKDLAKKIKETIEEKIIPQSKDIGILLGTPFYDDDKIYNSAILLYKNKLLGYQHKTLLPSCDVFDETRYFKPAKHRHPIMFKLANLGVTICEDIWNDKDFWNRTIYEIDPVEELVSQGAEIIINISASPYHYGKIELRSNMLIHLAKKYNRYIVYVNQVGGNDELIFDGFSLVISPEGRIVWSGKRFEEDFGVVDLKEENLSKYVGIKESIEDIYNALILGIRDYFYKLGFKKAVIGLSGGIDSSVVACLATYALGRENVLGVSMPSIYSSEGSVKDAKMLAQNLGIEFRIIPIIDIFKSYLKILNPDGNPLIDLAEENLQARIRGNILMFISNREGYLVLTTGNKSELATGYCTLYGDMAGSLAVIGDVPKMMVYELAYFINREKEIIPKSVIEKVPSAELRPNQKDEDSLPPYPILDKIIKAYIEDNLSIDEIEDLGFDKNFIESIIRRIDNSEYKRRQAPPVLKVTTKAFGTGRRMPIVWKKGW, from the coding sequence ATGTTAAGAATTGCAATTTCGCAGATTAATCCAATCATTGGAGACTTAAGAGGAAATACAGAAAAAATATTAAAATATATTGAGAAGGCAAAGAAAGAAAATTGTGACCTTATTATATTTCCTGAGCTTTCCCTAATAGGTTATCCTCCAAGGGATATACTTTTGAGAAAAGATTTAGCTAAAAAGATTAAAGAGACTATAGAGGAAAAGATCATTCCTCAAAGCAAAGATATAGGTATTTTATTAGGAACTCCCTTCTATGATGACGATAAAATATATAATTCCGCCATCCTTCTTTACAAAAATAAGCTATTAGGCTACCAGCACAAAACACTACTTCCAAGTTGTGATGTCTTTGATGAAACAAGGTATTTTAAACCTGCAAAACATAGGCACCCAATAATGTTTAAACTCGCCAATTTGGGAGTTACCATATGTGAGGATATCTGGAATGATAAGGATTTTTGGAATAGAACCATCTATGAGATAGATCCTGTAGAAGAACTTGTATCTCAAGGGGCGGAGATTATAATAAACATATCCGCATCCCCATACCACTATGGAAAGATAGAATTAAGATCCAACATGCTTATACATTTAGCTAAGAAATATAATAGATATATAGTTTATGTGAACCAGGTTGGTGGAAATGATGAGCTAATCTTTGATGGCTTTAGCCTTGTAATCTCTCCAGAAGGGAGAATAGTTTGGAGCGGAAAAAGGTTTGAGGAAGATTTTGGCGTAGTAGATCTCAAGGAAGAAAACTTATCAAAATATGTAGGGATAAAGGAAAGTATTGAAGATATTTATAATGCCTTAATTCTTGGAATAAGAGATTACTTCTATAAATTGGGATTTAAAAAGGCAGTGATTGGACTAAGTGGAGGAATAGATTCATCGGTGGTAGCTTGTCTTGCCACTTATGCCTTGGGAAGAGAAAATGTGCTTGGGGTATCTATGCCCTCCATCTACTCTTCAGAAGGAAGTGTAAAGGATGCAAAAATGCTTGCCCAAAATCTGGGTATAGAATTTAGAATTATCCCTATAATAGATATATTCAAGTCCTATTTAAAAATATTAAATCCTGACGGAAATCCTCTTATTGATCTTGCAGAGGAGAATCTTCAGGCAAGAATAAGAGGTAATATCTTAATGTTCATATCCAATAGAGAAGGTTACTTGGTTTTAACTACAGGGAATAAGTCGGAGCTTGCCACAGGCTACTGTACCCTTTATGGGGATATGGCTGGAAGCCTTGCAGTTATTGGAGACGTACCTAAGATGATGGTCTACGAATTAGCCTATTTTATAAATAGAGAGAAAGAGATCATTCCTAAATCTGTTATTGAAAAGGTGCCATCTGCAGAACTAAGACCAAATCAAAAGGATGAAGACTCTCTCCCTCCCTATCCTATCTTAGATAAAATTATCAAAGCTTACATAGAGGATAACCTTTCCATTGATGAAATTGAAGATCTTGGATTTGATAAAAACTTCATAGAATCAATAATTAGAAGGATAGACAATTCCGAATACAAAAGAAGACAGGCACCTCCTGTTTTAAAAGTAACTACAAAAGCCTTTGGAACTGGTAGAAGAATGCCTATAGTTTGGAAAAAAGGCTGGTAA
- a CDS encoding 2-hydroxyglutaryl-CoA dehydratase, whose protein sequence is MSYYLGVDIGSVTTKVVLISDKREIKGYRIGKTGIDGNKSAKDLIMELLKDLNIELGDVKKISATGYGRVRVDFTDFTKTEISCHAKGVNFLFPSARTIIDIGGQDSKAIKVGKNGAVLDFVMNDKCAAGTGRFLEVMAKVLEEDLENFGRIHMQEKEVIEITNICTVFAESEIITLLSQGKNKNSIIKGLNYSIAKRAVSLVKRIGAEKDVVMTGGVAKNQGVKMAIEDLLGFNILLPEDPQIMGALGASIFALEGA, encoded by the coding sequence ATGAGCTACTACTTAGGTGTAGATATAGGTTCTGTTACTACAAAGGTTGTTTTAATATCCGATAAGAGAGAAATCAAGGGGTATAGGATTGGAAAAACAGGGATTGATGGGAATAAGAGTGCCAAAGACCTAATAATGGAGCTATTAAAAGATTTAAATATAGAGCTTGGTGATGTTAAAAAGATATCTGCTACAGGTTATGGAAGGGTAAGGGTTGACTTTACAGACTTCACAAAAACAGAGATCTCCTGCCATGCAAAGGGGGTAAACTTTCTTTTCCCATCCGCAAGAACCATAATTGATATTGGTGGACAGGATAGTAAAGCAATAAAGGTGGGGAAAAATGGAGCAGTATTAGATTTTGTTATGAATGATAAGTGTGCTGCAGGTACCGGAAGATTTTTGGAGGTAATGGCAAAGGTTTTGGAAGAAGATTTAGAAAATTTTGGTAGAATTCATATGCAAGAAAAGGAAGTCATTGAAATTACAAATATATGTACTGTTTTCGCAGAATCGGAAATAATAACCCTTTTATCCCAAGGTAAAAATAAAAATAGTATAATAAAGGGATTAAACTATTCTATTGCAAAGAGGGCGGTCTCCTTAGTAAAGAGGATAGGAGCAGAAAAAGACGTGGTTATGACAGGAGGAGTAGCCAAAAATCAAGGAGTTAAAATGGCTATAGAGGACCTATTGGGATTTAATATTCTTCTTCCTGAGGATCCACAAATTATGGGAGCATTAGGAGCAAGCATTTTTGCTTTGGAAGGAGCTTAA
- a CDS encoding 2-hydroxyglutaryl-CoA dehydratase → MNIEVLDHVNTIRKALKIPIVYPIASLVLKTKYRKDKVTRISYEYALDLVRHNYQGRKKVVMTNILMPSEILFALDLFPVFPEVASGFTSALGWAEKTLFDSEEILYSKDLCSVHRNIIGLIKDNILPIPDYMVTTSHPCHSALHSFFIVSQIFGSEYFPIDLPLKDNNFLQYTAKKLENLFFNLSKKLAIKDPLKGLKKAVRYSNIARDYLIEINELRKEYVVIDGKNFLDYAGMIFSTFGSLWGVRFFKALRDEILDRIKKKKFLDCKIRVYWLHLGPYFKTDFFDFLNKKSCCIVFEESSNVYWEKLDEDEPFISLAKKIINARIFSDVEDRFKLALEGVRNYKADGVIIFNHWGCRQGSGNSYILRKKLIENGIPALVIDGDLIDPTNFPVEQAKTRLEAFLEVLS, encoded by the coding sequence ATGAATATAGAAGTCTTAGACCATGTGAATACTATTAGAAAGGCACTAAAAATCCCTATAGTTTATCCTATTGCCAGTCTTGTATTGAAGACAAAATATAGAAAGGATAAAGTAACAAGAATATCCTATGAGTATGCCTTAGACCTGGTTAGGCACAACTACCAGGGAAGAAAAAAGGTTGTCATGACAAATATACTAATGCCTTCTGAAATCCTTTTTGCATTAGACCTTTTTCCAGTCTTTCCTGAGGTTGCATCAGGATTTACATCCGCCTTAGGGTGGGCAGAAAAAACCCTTTTTGATAGCGAAGAGATCCTTTATTCAAAGGACCTTTGTAGCGTACATAGAAATATTATAGGGCTAATAAAGGACAATATACTTCCCATTCCAGATTACATGGTTACCACTTCTCATCCTTGCCATTCCGCTCTCCACTCCTTCTTTATTGTCTCTCAAATCTTTGGAAGCGAATATTTTCCCATAGATTTACCTCTAAAGGATAACAATTTTCTCCAATATACTGCCAAAAAGCTCGAAAATCTATTCTTCAATCTATCTAAAAAGCTTGCCATTAAAGATCCATTAAAGGGACTTAAAAAAGCAGTAAGATACTCTAACATTGCAAGAGATTATCTGATAGAGATAAATGAGCTGAGAAAGGAATATGTTGTTATAGATGGAAAGAATTTTTTAGATTATGCTGGAATGATCTTTTCAACCTTTGGATCCCTTTGGGGGGTTAGATTTTTTAAGGCATTAAGGGACGAAATATTAGATAGAATCAAGAAGAAGAAATTCTTAGATTGTAAGATAAGGGTTTATTGGCTCCATTTAGGACCATATTTTAAAACGGACTTTTTTGATTTTTTGAATAAAAAATCTTGTTGTATTGTTTTTGAAGAGAGCAGTAATGTTTATTGGGAAAAGTTAGATGAGGATGAGCCCTTTATATCCCTTGCAAAGAAGATCATTAATGCAAGAATATTTTCAGATGTGGAAGATAGGTTCAAGCTGGCATTGGAAGGAGTAAGAAATTACAAGGCGGATGGTGTAATAATCTTTAATCATTGGGGATGCAGGCAAGGCTCAGGCAACTCCTATATCTTGAGAAAAAAACTTATAGAAAATGGCATTCCAGCATTAGTTATTGATGGAGATCTAATAGATCCTACTAATTTTCCTGTTGAGCAGGCAAAAACAAGATTAGAAGCCTTTTTGGAGGTGCTATCATGA